The sequence below is a genomic window from Canis aureus isolate CA01 chromosome 11, VMU_Caureus_v.1.0, whole genome shotgun sequence.
agagacataggcaagagggagaaacaggcacccttcagggagcctgatgtgggacttgattccaggaccctgagatcatgacgtgacccaaaggcagacaatcactgagACGCCCAGGCACCCACCATGTGGAATATTCATAAAGCTAAAGTTGATTCaacttttatttcatattctctttCCTAAAATTACAATCTGGTAAGAACCATGCAGATCACAAAAACTACAACAATATTCAAGAACTAGGGAGAAGTCTGTGGAAGTGATggattcaaagaaataaaacatagaatAGTGGGGAAGTTGACTaatttggttggttggtttttgggGGGCAATTTTCTTCCCATCCTGGAGAAGAAAAAACATGATAGGTCTACATATCTAAAGTCAGAAATGGAGAAAGTTTTGAAAGGAAGCCATGGCAATAAATATAGTGTcctaaagagaaataaaggactgGCATAGAGAGGCAAAATAAAGGATGTCTTTTCTAAGTTGGTGGgttggaaggaaaaaatagattttaacatAAATAAAGCCAAATGGAGTCCATTCTTGATTGACTGACTTTCATAAGTAAGGGGCTAAGATCATAAGATAATGGCTGTTGATTGATTAAATGTGTTTAAACcagttctggggcagcccgggtggctcagcgctttagtgccaccttcggcccagggcgtgatcctggagaccccgggatcaagtcccacgtcaggctccctgcatggagcctgcttctccctctgcctgtgtgtctgcttctctctctgtgtgtctcatgaaaaaataaataaaatctttaaaaataaataaataaatcagttctGGTAGTCAGGTAACATAACTGTTGTTATGTTACTATGACTATTGAACTGTCATTTCTTGAGTAAGAAGATTGAGAACCTGTACTGGTGGCCACTTTTGTCCCATGGCCACtgaccaattatttttttctaggactATGGGAACTTAGTCATTCTATCCCTAGCCTGGAAACTTTTAggatcttctttttctatttttagtatgCTGAAATTTTATGAGGATGATAAGCCTTGGTTATGGTTTCTGTTCggctttgttttgatttgcaataTTTCATAAtactatagttttccttttttttctttttaagattttatttatttgagagagagaggccacaagcaggaggagtggcagagggaggagtagaaccaggctccccactgagcagggagcccgaccagCAGCTATATCCTAGGACCATGGgttcatgagctgagccaaaggcagatgcttaactgattgagccacccaggcaccccaaaaccaTAGTTTTTTAGTCTGAACACTCATATTCTTCAGTTCTGCCTCTGATTCCTAACCGTTTTTACCTTCCCCACACTTCAGGAATAGAGATTTGGTCTGCTTTCTCTACTAACTCACTTATCATTCATGTATCCCAGGGTTTGgcaaattttttctgtaaatgccagatagtaaatattttaggctttgtggaccaGATGGCCTGTGTTGAAACTAAGTAACTCTGCCATTACAGCAAGAAAGCAACCACAGATAATACACAAATGAATGGACATGGATGTATTTCAGTAAAACTTTATGTGCAAAATAGGTGATCCACTAGATTTGTTTGAAGACCTTTGCTTAGCATGTTGACCTttactggaatattactcagtgaggacagggattttttgttgttcttcatTGGGTATGTCCCTGTAGTCAGTAGGCACTCAACTGCCTATGACTCGAGGTTACAGATGGTTCCAAAAAGGGAGTTAAATATGCATGTCACTATTACCTTCCTTGTAACTGGTAAAATACCCCTTGATGCTGTTTTTCAGCCTCTGCtgcccccttcctttttttttttttttttttttttactttatagagcaaatattttattctgttttaatttagGATAAGGCTGAAAGTCATGTCTGCagttctgtggttttctttctacCTCTGATGTGGTATAAAGAGTCCTAGCAATAGCATCCTTTAGTAAGTCTGGTTACGGAATGTATATATTAGTATGATAgtgtaatcatttttaaattacttgctTGAATATCTAATTTATGTAAGAAGCACATGAATACAAAGAAGTTATTACttaagaattctctctctttttcccaccCTTATAAGGTACTAGCTTTTGACAAGTTTGCACCATGCGTGAGTATAAGCTAGTCGTTCTTGGCTCAGGAGGCGTTGGAAAATCTGCTCTGGTAAGTCATTCTCACTGTACCTAAGCTAATTCACTCCAACACATGTTCTTTTTCTGTGGAGTTTTAGGTTTGATTActtgtcttcatttatttgttaagGTGAAATCTCAGTGACATTTAGAAgcaatataatatttttcttgtcattttagcCAGCTTTTAGTTGTATCTGGGTAGATTGGTGTCTCTGGTCCATTGGATCCAGACCAACATGAGATATGCCACAATATAATTTGGGCTAAGCATAGAAAGGGAGAGCATATAAATGTGTGTCCATCTGTATTTCTGAGCCAGATAGGAGCAAATTTTGGTCTTTCTCACTGTGACTTggcttataatatatattttatgttggcAAATATTAAAGCTTAAAACTTTTTTCAGATACTACCTTTGTCCAGTTTTCACATTATTTTAACAGCCATGCTTTCTGTATCAAAAATAGCATAGCTGTTGGGCTCTCGGCTGACTCAGGAAGAACATGCATttcttgatcttggtgttgtgaGTTCCAGttccatgttgagtgtagagattacgtaaaaataaaatctttaaaaatagtactaATAATGTGGGGAGAAAAGACAATGGTAGtggctggggaaggggagaaatTTAGGGAAAATAACTCGAGTAATTCAGTTTAACAAAGCCCCATTATAAGACAGATTGACCATCTCACTCAGCTACTTAGAATGACCACCTAGCACAGAACGCGATGTTTGGATCAAACTGAGAAATGTATACAGTAGGGCACGAActgctttttcatttgtaaatatatcCAATTGATGAGGTGTCTTAAggatatatatagtatatacttatatatactatataaaacaattagcctctaattaaaatttaaatttaagatgttAAGACTGAAatagaagacatttaaaattttttttaaatacaaggtccctgggtgtctcagttaagcCTAGATTGTTAACTTCTGCTCAGGATAAGATCACTCCCTACTGGGCGTGAAGCCTACTTTAGATTCTCCCCTTCaccttctccccctgctctctctccctttaaaaataagataataaaattgttaaatatgAGCTCTAACAGTAAAATTACCTAATAAGGTGCATAGTGATTATTGATGTTTTTAAGAAGCTTTATCAGGTAATTTTCTCAACAGATGCATACATTAAATGTAGTAGTGGTTATGTTTTCATCAGGGGTGTAATTACCTATGTGAAATCAGTAGTTTAAAgcatactaaaataaaatgaataaaattaaataaataaataaaatatataaaatatataaaataaaataacaaaaataaaataataataataataaaataaaataaaatataaaataacaaaacatacaGATtcggagatgcctgggtggctcagcggttgagtgtctcccttcagcccagggcgtggtcctggagtcccaggataatacccgtatcaggctccctttgaggagcctgcttttccctctgcctgtgtgtgtctctgcctctctctgtgtctttctcatgaataaataaataaaatctttttaaaaaaaaaacagatttgcaTTTGTTGCTTTAAGGAGTATAAATtgtgctttgtttgttttccagactGTACAGTTTGTTCAAGgaatttttgttgaaaaatatgATCCTACGATAGAAGATTCTTATAGAAAGGTATATGTTACTCAAGAAGGCTTTTGGCTTTTTAGTTTACTATAAACATAAGTTCTTGTTTTTAGCTTTGTAATTGCTGAATGTTGACAAATTTGGATGAAGAAGCagagtttatttataaaattagtaGGAAAAGTTCACACTTGATTATTTCCTGGCTTTGTGTCCTTACCAGTTATTGAGAATTATAAAACACTTTCtcgtgtgttctctctctctctctctctctctctctctctctgcccacattttctctctcttcctttcaggtaattttaaagtttattctgaCCCTAAAATTGTAATTTGACACACAGACTTCAGAACTAGGGCATCCATTTCAAGTGATACTTCTATCCACCAACCCCCAACACCACCAAACTGAATACTCTGAGGCTCCCTTCTTTTTAGAGATAGAAATACAGAAGTCTCCCAAACCTTTCTACTTAATAATTGTTTGAGAAAATGCTACTGCTCATAAtagaaagatttatttctatGTCCTCTAACACAACATGTGACAGTAAAACTTAATATGcagacattttttatttgtagGGAGAGAGTTATCTCCCCACCTTTATGTAACAGTCAGCTTGACCCCTGGTGCTATGTAGATACTATTTCTATTCTTCCCTTTGTGTCCACAGTTTACCAAAGAAACTGGAACTCCCTTCCTGCACCTCAGTTGTGAGGCAATAGTACTGTTCTTTTTCTACATCTAAGTAACTTCTTTCCTGGGAAATGTTAGGTAGAAAGGGGTCACAGGTGTATATAACTTATTTGATACCTGTCttctgcttctttgctgttgttccaatgttgttgttgttgttgttacaatATGGCGAAAGGGATGTAGTTATCTAGAGAAATGAAGGTATATCTAAATAAAGTATGGCAGTGTTGAGATAGACAAAATGACTTACGATCTTATGGGAACTATTActgagcttttaaaattttttgaactaTTTTGAAATCACTTCCTCCCCAGAATTAAATTCTGAATGATTCACATTGAGCTTAGGTCTTGTAGGTATCCTTGTGTTAAGAACGCATGGTTTTTGCACCTAATACAATTTAAGGGTCAGTAGACCTTGATTATATAgctgttttttctcctgttttattCAGATATTGCTTGAAATTAATTGTAAAGTTACAATAATCTCTATTTAAATATCATATTAGTTTTTGTATAAGTAAGGTAttcttttatacattaaaaaataatataaatatattttatatttatccctctgccccccccccccaccccagcaagtTGAAGTAGATGCACAACAGTGTATGCTTGAAATCTTGGATACTGCAGGAACGGTACGTAAAACAAGTACCAAAGTATATGCACAGCATGTGCAATATTGACCTTATAAATGCTAGTACTCTATAGACAAATACTAGTTACGCTTATTTAAAGCTTACTATTTGTATTCAATcttaaagttgtttttctcttgagttctgttttgtgtatgtgtgctttGTAATTGCAGTGggtcatttattaaagaaataaatagaaattagaaTGAAAATTTACCATCTCAGTAGTActttaaaaacaagttaaaatatattatcatattttaattaatgtgGAAAATATTCAGATAAACGTTTATTCTTCAGTGGTGGCTGCATGGAGTAGTAACTTGAGCAGtatcttttcttcaaaatatttatagaccAACTAGATTTGTTGGTATCTGAGGGTGAAAGGAGGATTTATTCTAGATATATGGTATTCATTCATCTAATGTTTGAATACCTGATACGTGCCATGGGCTGTGTTCTTACCTATAAAGGCTCACAGTCTagtgaaggagaaaaagtatGGGGAAAATGGCAAGATACAGATATAAGCATGCCAGTGGGTTCCTTAGAGCTAGAGTATTGTGAAATAGCTGCGAGTAATTTGGGGATTCAGTTTCAGTAccctatatattatatatttaaaaactgccTTTTAAATAGCTTTTGGAGAAAGGATATTTCATTCCTACTCAAGTAAACTTATTGCAAATAAATTTGCTTtgattgtattattattaaataaaaacttatttcatGAAATACCAGTTTTTCAAATAGCATCTTGCTACAgactataattttaagaaatgttacATAACACTATTGTATTCTTCATTGAGCTCTAAttatagactttaaaaattatcaaattaagTGTCAgaactttattgttttttaatgatcCTTTCTTTCTACTATAGGAACAATTTACCGCAATGAGGGATTTATACATGAAAAATGGACAAGGCTTTGCATTAGTTTACTCCATCACAGCACAGTCTACATTTAATGATTTACAAGATCTGAGAGAGCAGATTCTTCGAGTTAAAGACACTGATGATGTAAGCTGACTtcctaataaatatattttacttgaaaCCCTTATTGTAGTGATATCCAATTTAAGACTGAATTTAAATCTAATTTAAAGTTCATGTGTTTGGGATGGGCATTGTTTTTCAAACACCTTTTTCTGGAAAGGCAAAAATACGTCTTTAAAACTtacacatattttcaaatatataatgtgGAAAGTGAGAAATAACCTTCCTCTCCCCTTAATCCGTGTGAAATAAATTCTGTGCCCTTactatttttaaacaatatgtttggtggggaggaagaaaagatgtGGGTGGCAAATGTTACTAATAGATGTTCTGGCCATATTTCTCATAGACTCAAGAGACTTCTAACAATCAGAACTACATATGAACACATCTCAAACAACtgacagaaaaagaacataaagatactttttaaaggaAGCCAACAAATACATTAAATTCTTACATTAATTTGCATGCCCCTTCACAGTGTACCATAATAGAGTTTAATCCCTAGGAAACTTCAAAAGGATTACTTCAATTCCTCATCATATTATAGatagcagtggttttcaaaattcatcttgcatcagaatcacctataAATCTGGTTTAAACAGATAGCTAGGCTTCACGccaagtttctgattcagtaggtgtaTAATAGGGCTCAAGAATTTACATTTCTCAAAGGTTTCTAGATGGTGTTGATGCTGCTGGGGTCTGGGCATCacacttttggttttggttttttgttttgttttgttttgtatttttcgttttttttaagattttatttattcatgggagacacagataagcagcgggagaagcaggctccctgcaggaagcctaatgcaggactcaatgggatcacgacctgaaccgaaggcagaagctcgaccactgagcaacccaggtgcccctgggcaccactttttaatatatataaattattaaaactttacatatatatataattataagcaAATATTATGAGAGATCAGAAACATCTGTGTGAAATGTTGCCTTTTCCTGGACTTCTGAAATAGAAGAACTttggttgttttaattttatttatttatttattatttatttatttatttatttatttatttatttatttatttattattttttgtatatttttttattggagttcgatttgccaacatgtagtgtAACACCGGTGCTCATCtggtcaagtgcccccttcagtgcccatcacccagtcaccccgtcccccccccttgcacctccccttccactactccccTGTTCATGAAACAGGAGAACTTTCGGGGATTCTTACATATTTACATCTCAGTGAACATTTCTTAATTAGTaagtctgttttctgtttctgataattagttttattttatcaaCTACATTAAATAAGtatgaatataaaattctgtATCTGTTCATAAAAGCCAAAATTGTTGGTACTCTTAATTCGAATCTTTTTCCAAAAATTCTCTAGAAAGCCAGCTTCTAAATAATTAATAGGAATTTTACAGAGTGAATATTATTTATCTCTATAatgtcctgtatttttaaaaaaaaattttatttagggcagccccggtggctcagcggtttagtgccgcctgcagcccaaggtgtgatcctggagaccctggatcgagtcccacgtcaggctccctgcatgaagtctgcttctccctctgcctgtgtctctgcctctctctcctccctgtgtattctcatgaataaataaataaaatcttttttaaaaaataatattttatttaaattcaatctgccaacatatagtataacacctagtgatCATCCCTTCTCTGTAATGTCCTTTTAAAATAGACATAATGATTAAAGTGGTCTAAATTTTTagtaaattaagattttattttctagctttttaaTATAGACTACATGAGAAACTATAAATTTACTTTAGGGGctttccaaatttctcctttttgtgTTACGAAATTGAGAATGATTATTTGATAAATGCATGTCAACAAaccagaaaacttttttttcaaaccagAAAGCTTAAAGTTGATTCACATTctgtagaaaataatttaaaattttgaaatatattgggTTTTCATAGTAATATccttttgtactttcttttttaatgattttgtgttttgcttACTATATTTAGTTACAAGTCCATTGAAACACAATTTTAAGgaatcccccctccccctcccttttatAGGTAGATCATagcttgttttctaaaaatatcacATGGAAGATTCTTAACAGGGTAATGCTTTcatgtaaatctttttaatttagtatttttctGTGGCATAAAAAGTAATCCTTAAGAGTTGACTTTTATAATTCTTTGGAGTTGAATTTATATagtaatttatttactttttttttttttttttttttccgctcacaactttttttgtatttctaggTTCCAATGATTCTGGTTGGTAATAAGTGTGACTTGGAAGATGAAAGAGTTGTAGGAAAGGAACAAGGTCAAAATCTAGCAAGACAATGGAACAACTGTGCATTCTTAGAATCTTCtgcaaaatcaaaaataaatgttaatgaggTATAgtgaaatatactttaaaaaactcTTTACTTGGAATTCagcatttaaaattaatgaaaaataatgcttGTGTATTAACACAACTTTAGATTAATGCTTACTCCAGGTGCTTTTTTGATCTTACAGACAAAAATCTTACGTTAAACATATGCATGTTCATAAGCAACATTGCTTATTTAGCCTCTAAATTTACTATGAGAAAAAGGAAGACTGGACAGAAAAGGATAGGGGTGGGAAAGACAGGATTAAGtattcaggtgtgtgtgtgtgtgtgtgtgtataaaggaTGTTTTGTGTAAGATGGAGACACATACAAGAAGGCATGCACGGTTCTGCCTTGAAGGGGCTTATGTCATCTAGGGTAAAGATAACATAGGCTTGAGGagtaaaagattattttctttgaatcatGTTAAATATTGTAATGACCTACAATAAGAACTTTGCTGCTCCTTAACtcagtatttattttaaggagaacAGTTTTAGCCctcccaaaaaataaaacaatgacagtTATAAGAATATCTGGTTTTACTTATTCCTTAAACTAACAATATTTGTTGGAGTTCATAAATGGAAGGTTCaggtgttcattttattttttctttttttttttctttcttttttgttttttgttttttggggtttttttcttctgtaaaaaaaaaaaaattactgtgttTGCAGATCTTTTATGACCTAGTGCGGCAAATTAACAGAAAAACTCCAGTGCCTGGGAAGGCCCGCAAAAAGTCAACATGTCAGCTGCtttaatatattaaatgcatTGTAGCTCTGAGCCAGGTAtgttaatttatctttttctctatttttatattcttctccTCTAATTTCAttaaggacactatcaagaaaatgTGTATAGAATATTTTGttgttctaaaaaatttttttaaggttattttaaaaaagattatttttaagatatccaTGGATTAGTATGATATccgaataatgaaaataattatttcctttatgtatcaTCATCAAAAGTAGGGTCTTCCACATAAGTGACTGTTCTAGAGAAGTTCATTCAGTATATACTTAAGCCCAATTGGGACCCTCGTTTGTGCTGACAGTGTAGTGGCGAACAAAACCAACCTTCTTTCCTTGCCTTAAGCTAATTCCAGTCTAGTGGAAGAGTTAGACAAACAATTGCAAAATGTGATCAATACAGGATAGAGTAAGTCCAGCACAATACTGATAATAAGAACCCCTGACACATTTATCATATGCCTAACCCTCTTAGTATTGTCCACATATTCATTGAATTCTCCCAACAATCCTATGAGGCAGgagctattattattcccatataACAGATGAGAGAACTAAAGCACAAGAAGATGATTCCTTATTCAAGTCTTGCAGTTAGTAAATAGCGTAGCCAAAATTTGAATCCTGTGATCAGAGTGCATGGTCTACATTTGAGTGATGAAGTGGCTCCCAAGCCAATGCTTAGTCACTATGCTATTATGGGGTATTACAGGAGCATATATATTTGGGGCACCAAATTTGTCAGATATGAACTGTGGATTCAAGGAAAAATCTTTCAGAGTAAGAGACATCTAAGCTCATATCCCAAGAGTtcccaggcagagaaaaaaaaaaaacacagagggatccctgggtggcacagcggtttggcgcctgcctttggcccagggcacgatcctggagacccgggttctccctctgcctgtctctgcctctctctctctctgtgtgtaactatcataaataaataaaaattaaaaaaaaaaaaaaaacacagaaacaactCAGAGATGAGACAGCAAAGGAACTGAACATACAATATTTCTATATAGTTTCTGAAAACAGTcatattaaatgagttaatgcttATAAATCAATTAGATCAGTGCCTGGTACTCCGTAAACCTTCAACTCTTAGCTACTGCTCTTTACCACCGAGAATGGTTTCTTGCTCCTTTATCATTAAAACTATATTCTGTGCCTTTAGCCTTGGGAACTTTTTAGTGTTTGTGGCTCTGCCACTTCTTATGTTAAATGGCTCTCTACTGTAGCACTCTGGCTCTGTATCTTAGGGTTTTTTCCCTACTCTCCAATTAAGGCTTTCTGTTTAGAGATACAAGCTCTCATTCCTCACCACATGCCCATTCCTAGCAGCACACGTTTGTGAGCTCATACTCTCCCATCTGTCCTATCCAATTAGCTATATTCAGTTTGCTGGGATTTAGAAAGTTTACCAAACTCATTCAGAATCTTCACTGAGGGCTTAAAGTTCAAGGCATTTATGAAAATTGTTTCAGCAGCCACATCTATATTAACAGCATTTTTGGAACTTGCAGTAAGTCTGAGCTCCAGAAGAAcagtaaaaagaaatctttttttttttaatttttatttatttatgatagtcatacagagagagagagagagaggcagagacataggcagagggagaagcaggctccatgcaccgggagcccgacgtgggattcgatcccgggtctccagaatcgcgccctgggccaaaggcaggcgccaaaccgctgcgccacccagggatcccagaaatctttttttttaacccaggaATGTATGCAGAAAATcatccaaagtaaataaatacttggcAGACAGTGAGTTCcgattttaccttttttaaaaccTCACTCACAAATTTTTTTGAGTTTAATTACGTGATTTTAGTGTAATGACAGCTTTTTCTGACATCTATCTTTAAAGTTGATAGAATTTGTTTAAATATGGAATTAGAATGTTTATAACTGTCACCTGTAAAGAACCATCatgaaataaattctcttttgtCTACTTCTCTGAACCAGCTTTGTGTAGCCACTCTTCCTGGAAGAGTAAGGAAGAAAGGTCTTGATTTTCTGATACTAGAAACCCTAATGAGATGTGCGTTCTATATTTATGATGTAATTCTAGGATTGGAAACACTCATTTTGTTAATATTGCTATCTGTTTTTTAATCCTAATTCTAATAAAGTTGACCTGACCTAAAATTTTaatgtggtgtttttgtttttctgcttttaatcTTCGGAAGGTAACACAGAAATTTGCACTAAGGTACATTCCCTTTATGTGTCTAAACTTCATTTGACTGGCCTGCGAGAGGGCAGCAAAACAGATGAAGTCAttccaaaaaagatgaaaatgtctACCCGTGCTATACTTTGCTATGAGTCGTGTGGTACATAGTCCTACATTGTCATGAATGTAATGACAAGAGCCTGTATTATATTCATTTCTAACACTTTAACGCTGTTGCTTTAATGTGTTCCTTTGGATCTTTAGTGTGCTATTTTCAACCCATgttttcaacttaattttttccttttgacagGTCTGAAGAACTAACTGTTGCCCAATTCAACAGTGCCAGCATTCCAACTTTGTTAAACCTACCAACATCTTAAATGGACTTTCTGTGGTGGTACCCTTTAAGAGGCGGATGAAAGCTACTACATCAGTTTGCACATTCTAATCACTTTCCAGTATCACAAGAGAGATTTTTACTTATATAATAGTCCTAGAGTATGCAGCTGGTAAAACCAGAGGCTACAATCCAGTATTACTGCTAAGAGACATTTTTCATCCACCAATGTTGTACATGTATGAAAATGGTGTACTGTATACTTTAACATGCCCCATACTTTGTATTGGAGAGTACAATAATGTAAATCCTAAAAGCACCACTATTTTAGCATAATAAAAGAAAGTCCAAAGAGCTCCTATATAGACTACTCCAGATAACTTTGCTTCTTTGATACTTGTAgcttattgtaattttttttaagaaattcaagGTCATTATCATTGTATTGTACAAATAAGCGCTTTGATTAACACAGCtatatagtttttttaatttttaaaaaaaaacctgtggaGACAGTGATCTTGTCTTTAAAATATGATAGTCCTTTCAGTATAATGTCTTAGATTAAAGACATTGCCTTTAATATCTGTTGGGAAGGAAATGTCCAGacttttcaaatcttttattatatgtttc
It includes:
- the RAP1B gene encoding ras-related protein Rap-1b — protein: MREYKLVVLGSGGVGKSALTVQFVQGIFVEKYDPTIEDSYRKQVEVDAQQCMLEILDTAGTEQFTAMRDLYMKNGQGFALVYSITAQSTFNDLQDLREQILRVKDTDDVPMILVGNKCDLEDERVVGKEQGQNLARQWNNCAFLESSAKSKINVNEIFYDLVRQINRKTPVPGKARKKSTCQLL